The genomic DNA CCGCCGGACGCGCCGGGTCGCGGATGCCCGGCACCCGTTCGCGCACGGCCGTTCCGGCGGAGGTCAGTCCACGCGGAGGCGGGCCGCCATGGTCTCGATGCCGGTCATCAGGATGTCGATGCCGAAGGTGTCGTAGAGCTCGGTCGTGCCGCCGTCGACGAGAGGGCCCGCCATCTCCACGATGTGCGGGTAGACGTCCGGCGGCAGCGACTGGAGGGTGGCGCGCTTGACGCGCAGGCATGCGGCCCCCTCCTCGCTCGTCGCACTCGGACGGCGGTTCATCGGGCCGGCGGCGGCCAGGGCGATCGCCCCCCGAAGCAGGTAATTGGAGATCAGGCAGTTCTCCTCGTAGGAGAACCCCGCCTGCTTGGCCAGGCCGAGCGCGGTGTCCCACACCCGCAGGAAGTTCGGCACGGTCATCTGGTCCACCTCCTCCAGCACGGCCGCCGCGCACGGGTAGTGGCGCAGCACCCTGACCAGGCCGGTGACGAGCTCACGGAGCTGCTCCTGCCACGGTCTGGCGTGGTCATCGGCGATCACGAACCCCTCGATCAGGTGGTCCGCCATACCGACGAGCAGTTGCTCCTTGTTCTTGAAGTGCCAGTACAGCGCCATCGGGGTGACCCCCAGCTCCTGGGCGAGCCGCCGGATGGTCACCGCCTGGAGTCCCTCGGCCGAGCCGATCTCCAGCGCCTGCTCGACGACGGCCTCACGCGTCAGTTTTCCCATCACGCTTGACAACTATACGCCGTACACGTTCAATTCTACGTCGTACATGTACGCCGTACATGTACGACGTAGAGGAGGAGCTGTGACGGACAACCGCAGATGGTGGGCATTGGGAGCGATCTCACTGGCCACCTTCATGACGTACCTGGACAACAACGTGGTCAACGTCGCGCTGCCGACGATCCAGCGGGACCTCGGGTTGGGCATCTCGGGCCTGGAATGGATCGTGAGCGGTTACATCCTGGTCTTCGCCGGGCTGATGCTGACCGGCGGACGCCTGGCGGACGTCTTCGGACGACGGCGGATCTTCATGATCGGACTCGGGGTGTTCACCGCGGCGTCGTTCGCCGCCGGGCTGGCCACGGACGGCACGGCCCTGATCGCCGCTCGGGCGCTCCAGGGCGTCGGCGCGGCGTTTCTCGCGCCCACCGCGCTCGCCCTGCTCACCTCGATCTTCCCCGACCCCCGGGAGCGGGCGACGGCGGTCGGACTGTGGAGCGCGGTCGGCGCGCTGGCCCTGGCCCTCGGCCCGCTGACCGGCGGACTCATCAGCGAGCGGTGGCACTGGGGGTGGATCTACCTGATCAACGTGCCGATCGGGGTCGTGACCCTCGGGCTCGGCCTGTG from Streptosporangium sp. NBC_01756 includes the following:
- a CDS encoding TetR/AcrR family transcriptional regulator — protein: MGKLTREAVVEQALEIGSAEGLQAVTIRRLAQELGVTPMALYWHFKNKEQLLVGMADHLIEGFVIADDHARPWQEQLRELVTGLVRVLRHYPCAAAVLEEVDQMTVPNFLRVWDTALGLAKQAGFSYEENCLISNYLLRGAIALAAAGPMNRRPSATSEEGAACLRVKRATLQSLPPDVYPHIVEMAGPLVDGGTTELYDTFGIDILMTGIETMAARLRVD